From a region of the Streptomyces sp. NBC_01454 genome:
- a CDS encoding class I SAM-dependent methyltransferase encodes MTQHPTTTPYNSGMLSNDAADESARLESIQRNVDGFTTGLLDGLPIEASWNCLELGAGAGSIAYWLAGRCPDGRVVAVDLDTRHLDAGRAANLEVQEADITHEDYAPGSFDLIHARYLFCHLAERDEMIARAARWLSPGGWLLVEEPYHLPADTSPFPVIRRILDGYQRMYHQHGADMTWARGLPALLARHALKEVAFAGNLGLMGGLDKDRWLPLITQAAPALVADGLVSEADLAEFAIILKDPAFIDIPQITLSAWGRRPAEDA; translated from the coding sequence ATGACGCAACACCCCACCACCACCCCGTACAACAGCGGCATGCTGAGCAATGACGCCGCTGACGAGAGCGCCCGCCTGGAGTCCATCCAGCGCAACGTCGACGGGTTCACCACCGGCCTCCTCGACGGCCTCCCCATCGAAGCCTCCTGGAACTGTCTGGAACTGGGCGCCGGCGCCGGCTCCATCGCCTACTGGCTCGCCGGACGCTGCCCCGACGGGCGCGTGGTCGCCGTCGACCTCGACACCCGCCACCTCGATGCGGGCCGCGCGGCGAACCTGGAAGTCCAGGAAGCGGACATCACTCACGAGGACTACGCGCCCGGCAGCTTCGACCTCATCCACGCCCGCTACCTCTTCTGCCACCTCGCCGAACGCGACGAGATGATCGCCCGGGCGGCCCGCTGGCTCTCCCCCGGCGGCTGGCTCCTCGTCGAGGAGCCCTACCACCTGCCGGCCGACACGTCCCCCTTCCCCGTGATCCGGCGCATCCTCGACGGGTATCAGCGCATGTACCACCAGCACGGCGCCGACATGACCTGGGCCCGCGGTCTGCCGGCGCTCCTGGCCCGCCACGCACTCAAGGAGGTGGCCTTCGCCGGAAACCTCGGCCTCATGGGCGGACTCGACAAGGACCGCTGGCTCCCCCTCATCACCCAGGCGGCGCCCGCCCTTGTCGCCGACGGTCTCGTCTCGGAAGCCGACCTGGCGGAGTTCGCCATCATTCTGAAGGACCCCGCGTTCATCGACATCCCCCAGATCACCCTCTCCGCATGGGGCCGCCGCCCCGCGGAAGACGCCTGA
- a CDS encoding Lrp/AsnC family transcriptional regulator — translation MEDTVIDDIDLDLIAALQTAPRASFDVLARVLDSSARTVARRYARLVDAGAMRVICETEWSLLAEGLPATVWIGTEPGRAPEVARALAARADTPFVSLASGAADVFCMLHGPTRADTTRALTTELPAVPGVRTLRTEWMLRRLTSTSAWRLPRLTSSQIAGLAGQNASGPATHPRHTPLSGLERDTAAVLRNDARMPFSTLARTLGITESRARRTVAALLESGLLRPRVEVDPRDIGYAVEAVLSIGCRPGAVKRLAASLAGHPATRFLALTAAASVFTYGGVFRDEDHLADFLTGGFEGSDEVTSLECSLQLEVLKRYWTARP, via the coding sequence ATGGAGGACACCGTGATCGACGACATCGATCTCGACTTGATCGCCGCACTGCAGACAGCTCCCCGGGCGTCCTTCGACGTGCTGGCCCGCGTCCTCGACAGCTCGGCCCGCACCGTCGCCCGCCGCTACGCCCGGCTCGTCGACGCGGGGGCGATGCGGGTGATCTGCGAAACCGAGTGGTCGCTGCTGGCCGAAGGACTCCCCGCCACCGTGTGGATCGGCACCGAACCCGGGCGGGCACCCGAGGTGGCACGCGCGCTCGCCGCGCGCGCCGACACCCCCTTCGTGTCGCTCGCGTCCGGAGCCGCGGATGTCTTCTGCATGCTGCACGGCCCCACCCGCGCCGACACGACCCGCGCCCTGACCACCGAACTCCCCGCGGTGCCGGGAGTGCGCACCCTGCGGACCGAGTGGATGCTGCGCCGGCTCACCAGCACGTCGGCCTGGCGCCTGCCGCGCCTGACGTCCAGTCAAATCGCTGGCCTCGCAGGGCAGAACGCGAGCGGGCCCGCCACCCACCCGCGGCACACACCGCTGAGCGGTCTGGAACGCGACACCGCCGCCGTCCTGCGCAACGACGCCCGGATGCCCTTCTCCACCCTCGCCCGCACCCTCGGCATCACCGAGTCCCGCGCCCGCCGCACCGTCGCGGCCCTGCTCGAATCCGGCCTGCTGCGTCCGCGCGTCGAGGTCGACCCACGGGACATCGGCTACGCGGTCGAGGCGGTGCTGAGCATCGGCTGCCGCCCGGGGGCCGTGAAGCGCCTCGCCGCCTCCCTCGCGGGCCATCCCGCGACGCGCTTCCTCGCCCTCACGGCGGCCGCTTCGGTCTTCACCTACGGAGGGGTCTTCCGCGACGAGGATCACCTCGCCGACTTCCTCACCGGCGGCTTCGAGGGCAGCGACGAAGTCACCTCGCTGGAATGCTCACTCCAGCTGGAGGTGCTCAAACGGTACTGGACGGCCCGCCCCTGA
- a CDS encoding NADP-dependent oxidoreductase: MSTVISFSEYGGPEVLTLSQVATPEPGPGQVRIRVRATAVNPIDLRIRAGAMQGAFPVAFPMVPGWDVAGVVDQAGEGATASVGDEVFGVASVGGYSEYAVLDQPFAKPVEVSFETAAALVTVGEAACRALQHLGVQPGQTLLLHGAGGSVGTIAVQVAAARGITVVGTVAEQDIERVNGLGAFAVPYGEGWVERVKAAAPDGVDFVFDASGAGVLADSVALVGDAGKVITIADPSFAQHGVRFTGMDPADRFPEALPRLAELIAAGKLDVPVWRAYPLAEAARAHADIEARRNQGKVVLLP, from the coding sequence ATGTCCACTGTCATTTCGTTCTCCGAGTACGGGGGGCCTGAGGTCCTCACCCTGTCCCAGGTCGCCACCCCCGAACCGGGCCCGGGCCAGGTGCGCATCCGCGTGCGGGCGACCGCCGTCAACCCGATCGACCTGCGGATTCGCGCCGGGGCGATGCAGGGTGCCTTCCCCGTCGCCTTCCCGATGGTCCCGGGCTGGGACGTGGCCGGTGTCGTCGACCAGGCCGGCGAGGGCGCCACCGCCTCGGTCGGCGATGAGGTCTTCGGTGTCGCCTCGGTCGGCGGCTACAGCGAGTACGCGGTGCTCGACCAGCCCTTCGCCAAGCCCGTGGAGGTGTCGTTCGAGACCGCGGCTGCCCTGGTCACGGTCGGCGAGGCCGCCTGCCGGGCGCTCCAGCACCTCGGCGTGCAGCCGGGGCAGACGTTGCTCCTGCACGGCGCCGGCGGCAGCGTGGGCACCATCGCCGTGCAGGTGGCCGCCGCCCGCGGAATCACCGTGGTCGGCACCGTCGCCGAGCAGGACATCGAGCGCGTCAACGGTCTCGGCGCCTTCGCCGTGCCTTACGGCGAGGGCTGGGTGGAGCGGGTCAAGGCCGCCGCCCCGGACGGTGTGGACTTCGTGTTCGACGCCTCGGGCGCGGGTGTACTCGCCGACTCCGTCGCCCTGGTCGGCGATGCGGGCAAGGTCATCACCATCGCCGACCCGTCCTTCGCCCAACACGGCGTGCGGTTCACCGGCATGGACCCGGCAGACCGCTTCCCCGAGGCCCTGCCGCGGCTGGCCGAGCTGATCGCCGCCGGCAAGCTGGACGTCCCCGTGTGGCGCGCCTACCCGCTTGCCGAGGCCGCCCGGGCTCACGCCGACATCGAAGCCCGCCGCAACCAGGGCAAGGTCGTCCTCCTTCCCTGA
- a CDS encoding carboxylesterase/lipase family protein, translating into MTDAHRPTRRPDGPRGSAARRCDVRPGPVVRTTCGRVRGLHQDGAHVFHSIPYAAAPVGAARFAAPAPAPAWHGVRDATRPGPTAPAPVRRGFGGLDLDPVTGPPPIPGDAYLTVTVTTPDPGAGGLPVLVFVHGGGLLSGTGQAALYDGGPFARDGVVLVTLNHRLGIPGWLTLPGAPENRGLLDVIAALRWVADNAAAFGGDPQRVTVAGQSAGAMIVAALLAAPPAAGLFRRAVSQSGNGLCAVPAEHSLAVTRRVCATLGLPPRAEAFHGVDDTRLAAALQDLPPAEPALSGHLDPSLGNSPFKPVIDGVLLERQPALALRTAAQDGTGPVTAQELLIGTNADEAALYTVPGGAIDAMTTHTLAAAAARRSARPEALLAHYRALLPGAGPGTWATRLMTDVYLDGSRALADAHSALPGTRTFAYAFDWRSPAFDGRLGACHCVELPFVFDRTELPALHGAHALLGPGLPGRDITDLAARTHAAWVAFATHGDPGWQPYDAGRRATMHIDHAWRLHHATPSPTTPGEPS; encoded by the coding sequence ATGACCGACGCCCACCGCCCCACCCGCCGGCCGGACGGACCCCGCGGGAGTGCCGCGCGGCGGTGCGACGTACGGCCCGGCCCGGTCGTGCGCACGACCTGCGGGCGGGTCCGCGGCCTGCACCAAGACGGCGCGCACGTGTTCCACTCGATCCCGTACGCCGCCGCACCCGTCGGGGCGGCCCGCTTCGCCGCTCCGGCCCCCGCCCCCGCCTGGCACGGCGTCCGGGACGCCACGCGGCCCGGCCCCACCGCGCCGGCCCCGGTCCGCCGGGGATTCGGCGGCCTGGACCTCGACCCGGTCACCGGACCGCCACCGATACCGGGCGACGCCTACCTCACCGTCACGGTGACCACACCGGACCCGGGCGCGGGCGGGCTGCCCGTGTTGGTCTTCGTGCACGGCGGGGGCCTCCTCTCCGGCACCGGTCAGGCAGCCCTCTACGACGGGGGACCGTTCGCACGCGACGGAGTTGTCCTGGTCACCCTCAACCACCGCCTGGGCATCCCGGGTTGGCTCACCCTGCCGGGTGCCCCGGAGAACCGTGGCCTGCTCGACGTGATCGCCGCGCTGCGCTGGGTGGCGGACAACGCCGCGGCCTTCGGCGGCGATCCGCAGCGTGTGACGGTGGCGGGCCAGTCGGCGGGCGCGATGATCGTGGCCGCCCTGCTGGCCGCTCCCCCGGCCGCCGGTCTCTTCCGCCGGGCCGTCAGTCAGAGCGGCAACGGCCTGTGCGCGGTCCCGGCCGAGCACAGCCTCGCGGTCACGCGCCGGGTGTGTGCGACGCTCGGACTGCCGCCCCGCGCCGAGGCGTTCCACGGTGTGGACGACACCCGGCTGGCCGCCGCCCTGCAGGACCTCCCGCCCGCCGAGCCGGCCCTCTCCGGCCACCTCGACCCGTCCCTGGGCAACAGCCCCTTCAAGCCCGTGATCGACGGCGTCCTGCTGGAACGACAGCCCGCGCTCGCCCTCCGCACGGCCGCTCAGGACGGCACGGGGCCGGTGACGGCACAAGAACTCCTGATAGGCACCAACGCGGACGAGGCCGCTCTCTACACCGTCCCCGGCGGCGCCATCGATGCGATGACCACCCACACGCTGGCCGCCGCCGCGGCACGGCGCTCCGCCCGGCCGGAGGCCCTGCTGGCCCACTACCGCGCCCTCCTCCCCGGCGCCGGTCCGGGCACCTGGGCGACCCGTCTGATGACCGACGTGTACCTCGACGGCAGCCGCGCTCTCGCGGACGCCCACAGCGCCCTCCCGGGCACCCGGACCTTCGCCTACGCCTTCGACTGGCGATCCCCCGCGTTCGACGGCCGGCTCGGCGCCTGCCACTGCGTCGAGCTGCCCTTCGTCTTCGACCGCACGGAACTCCCCGCGCTGCACGGCGCACACGCCCTCCTCGGCCCCGGCCTGCCGGGCCGCGACATCACGGACCTCGCGGCCCGCACGCACGCCGCCTGGGTCGCCTTCGCCACCCACGGCGACCCAGGCTGGCAGCCCTACGACGCCGGCCGGCGGGCCACGATGCACATCGACCACGCCTGGCGCCTGCACCACGCCACCCCCTCCCCCACCACCCCAGGAGAACCGTCATGA
- a CDS encoding sterol desaturase family protein, producing MQETLRLGLYAIPAFLLLMAVEFISYHREKEPKADRAGVSARDAATSLSIYAIGQLTKPLNHFIQLPVVVIAAACAPHTLSSSDWRVWVAALVLADLAYYAQHRMGHRIRLLWAGHSVHHSSRHFNLSTAVRLPWLIPGSFLTAVADIPMALIGIPAWMIFLAHSLVLLFQYPIHTERIDRLPGPIEFVFNTPSHHRVHHGANNPYLDKNYGGILIVWDRMFGSYAEETEPVRYGLTTNIDTHNPVKANYHEFTGMLRDVRRARTWRGRAGYLFGPPGWRESEAAVPPGRTPAPAPSVVIPASVPGPDDGNGGAVPTDRENKEAVPA from the coding sequence GTGCAAGAAACGCTCCGACTGGGCCTGTACGCGATACCCGCGTTCCTGCTGCTGATGGCCGTCGAGTTCATCAGCTATCACCGCGAGAAGGAGCCGAAGGCCGACCGGGCCGGGGTCTCCGCCCGCGATGCCGCCACCAGCCTGTCCATCTACGCGATCGGTCAACTCACCAAGCCACTCAACCACTTCATCCAGCTTCCGGTCGTGGTGATCGCGGCGGCGTGCGCGCCACACACGCTCTCCTCCTCGGACTGGCGGGTGTGGGTGGCGGCCCTCGTCCTCGCCGACCTCGCCTATTACGCCCAGCACCGGATGGGCCACCGCATCCGCCTGCTCTGGGCCGGACACAGCGTCCACCACTCCAGCCGGCACTTCAATCTGTCCACGGCGGTGCGTCTACCCTGGCTGATCCCGGGATCGTTCCTCACCGCGGTCGCGGACATCCCGATGGCGCTGATCGGGATCCCCGCCTGGATGATCTTCCTGGCGCACTCCCTCGTGCTGCTCTTCCAGTACCCGATCCACACCGAGCGCATCGACCGCCTTCCCGGGCCGATCGAGTTCGTGTTCAACACCCCGTCGCACCACCGCGTCCATCACGGCGCCAACAACCCTTACCTGGACAAGAATTACGGCGGGATCCTCATCGTGTGGGACCGGATGTTCGGCAGCTATGCGGAGGAGACCGAACCCGTCAGGTACGGCCTGACCACGAACATCGACACCCATAATCCGGTCAAGGCCAACTACCACGAGTTCACCGGGATGCTCCGCGACGTCCGCCGGGCCCGCACCTGGCGCGGCAGGGCCGGCTACCTGTTCGGCCCACCGGGATGGCGCGAGTCCGAAGCCGCGGTACCGCCTGGCCGAACCCCCGCCCCGGCGCCCTCAGTTGTCATCCCGGCATCCGTGCCCGGACCCGATGACGGGAACGGCGGAGCCGTCCCGACCGACCGCGAGAACAAGGAAGCGGTACCGGCCTGA
- a CDS encoding carboxylesterase/lipase family protein: MDAVAVTSEGAVRGASVSGIAGFRGIPFAAAPEGPRRFRPPAPAARWDGVRDATAFGTAPPQLPPAPGAAPAWQAGDGLDCLTLNVWTPDLGGAGLPVMVWIYGGGFKHGSSGRPDFDATHLAAAGVVVVTFNYRFGFEGFGHLPGVPDNRGLRDQIAALEWVQRNIGAFGGDPAHVTVFGQSAGAASAALLLTSPAARGLFRRAITQSIPDAFLPTAQAERVTGILAAEAGVAATWEGFAALPPQAILRVQDTPLQGPRAGFSAFGPVIDGDLVTGPPWETIRRGAGREVDLVCGFTHDEARWYTAGMDVSAIPLTAVADSLRLPMSVVADYRTAYPTSTDAELVTVMLSDALFRMPTTRVAEAHAEAGGRTWLYDLTWQSPRLGAGHILDVPLVFGNAGTPLAARFLGTPPPAEFVALSGNMRAAWTSFATDGDPGWPRFNLGNRTTRLWDLPAADVPYPLAESRQIWEGIDRRR, translated from the coding sequence ATGGATGCAGTGGCAGTGACTTCGGAGGGGGCCGTCCGGGGCGCGTCCGTATCCGGCATCGCCGGCTTCCGCGGCATTCCGTTCGCCGCGGCGCCGGAGGGACCGCGGCGCTTCCGGCCACCCGCGCCTGCGGCCCGTTGGGACGGGGTGCGGGACGCCACCGCGTTCGGTACCGCGCCACCACAGTTGCCGCCGGCGCCGGGGGCCGCCCCGGCCTGGCAGGCCGGTGACGGGCTGGACTGTCTGACGCTGAACGTCTGGACCCCCGACCTCGGCGGGGCCGGCCTGCCGGTCATGGTGTGGATCTACGGTGGCGGATTCAAGCACGGCTCCTCCGGCAGACCGGACTTCGACGCCACGCACCTGGCGGCCGCCGGAGTGGTGGTGGTCACCTTCAACTACCGTTTCGGCTTCGAGGGCTTCGGCCATCTGCCCGGAGTCCCGGACAACCGCGGGCTGCGCGACCAGATCGCGGCACTGGAGTGGGTGCAGCGCAACATCGGCGCCTTTGGCGGCGATCCCGCCCACGTGACGGTCTTCGGCCAGTCCGCGGGCGCGGCCTCGGCCGCCCTGCTCCTGACCTCTCCTGCCGCGCGGGGCCTGTTCCGCCGAGCGATCACACAGAGCATCCCGGATGCTTTCCTCCCCACCGCACAGGCCGAGCGGGTGACCGGCATCCTCGCTGCGGAAGCCGGGGTAGCGGCTACGTGGGAGGGCTTCGCCGCTCTGCCGCCCCAAGCGATCCTGCGGGTCCAGGACACCCCGCTCCAGGGGCCCCGGGCAGGCTTCAGCGCCTTCGGCCCGGTCATCGACGGCGATCTGGTCACCGGCCCGCCCTGGGAGACGATCCGCCGCGGCGCCGGCCGTGAGGTGGACCTGGTCTGCGGATTCACCCACGACGAGGCCCGGTGGTACACCGCAGGCATGGACGTGTCCGCCATCCCCCTCACCGCCGTGGCGGACTCACTTCGGCTCCCGATGAGCGTGGTCGCCGACTACCGCACCGCCTATCCCACCAGTACCGACGCCGAACTGGTCACGGTGATGCTCTCCGACGCCCTGTTCCGGATGCCGACGACCCGGGTCGCCGAGGCACACGCCGAGGCGGGCGGCCGTACCTGGCTGTACGACCTCACCTGGCAGAGCCCCCGCCTCGGCGCCGGCCACATCCTCGATGTGCCACTCGTCTTCGGCAACGCCGGGACCCCACTGGCGGCCCGGTTCCTCGGCACTCCACCACCCGCAGAGTTCGTCGCCCTGTCCGGGAACATGCGCGCGGCATGGACGTCCTTCGCCACCGACGGCGACCCCGGCTGGCCGCGCTTCAACCTCGGAAACCGGACCACCCGACTGTGGGATCTCCCAGCTGCCGACGTTCCGTACCCGCTGGCCGAGTCCCGCCAGATCTGGGAAGGCATCGACCGGAGGCGGTAG
- a CDS encoding MBL fold metallo-hydrolase, translating into MNAITLGDVSVLRTVEYEGTTRPPEEMFGDVPGEVWEANRHWLAPDFWDVGTGLLRSSVQTWILRSAGRTILIDTGVGDAKERPAMPAFHRLNTGFLTRLAAAGVRPEDVDVVVNTHLHADHVGWNTRLVDEEWVPTFPRAQYLFPRADYDFWNPAHHHTRRMGAANQNVFEDSVEPVVRAGLATLWEDAFVIDENLTLAPAPGHTPGSAVVLLNSGQDRAAFVGDLLHNPVQVVEPLCNSCFCEDPAGARDSRLRILGEAADTGRIVFPAHLRGERPAMRVERSGSRFAISSWTSLEATA; encoded by the coding sequence ATGAATGCGATCACCCTTGGAGACGTCTCGGTGCTGCGCACGGTGGAGTACGAGGGCACGACCCGGCCGCCGGAGGAGATGTTCGGCGACGTCCCGGGCGAGGTCTGGGAGGCCAACCGGCACTGGCTGGCACCCGATTTCTGGGACGTGGGGACGGGCCTGCTGAGGTCGTCCGTGCAGACCTGGATACTGCGCAGCGCCGGCCGGACGATCCTGATCGACACCGGGGTGGGCGACGCCAAGGAACGCCCCGCCATGCCGGCCTTCCACCGGCTGAACACGGGTTTCCTCACGCGCCTCGCGGCCGCCGGGGTACGGCCCGAGGACGTCGACGTCGTGGTCAACACGCACCTCCATGCCGATCACGTCGGCTGGAACACCCGCCTGGTGGACGAGGAATGGGTGCCGACCTTCCCGCGTGCCCAATACCTCTTCCCACGGGCCGATTACGACTTCTGGAATCCCGCCCACCACCACACCCGCCGTATGGGGGCGGCCAACCAGAACGTCTTCGAGGACAGCGTCGAGCCGGTCGTCCGCGCCGGCCTGGCGACGCTGTGGGAGGACGCGTTCGTGATCGACGAGAATCTGACTCTGGCCCCGGCGCCCGGCCACACCCCGGGCTCCGCCGTCGTGCTCCTCAACTCCGGCCAGGACCGCGCCGCCTTCGTGGGAGACCTGCTGCACAACCCGGTGCAGGTGGTGGAGCCCCTCTGCAACAGCTGCTTCTGCGAGGACCCCGCGGGCGCCCGCGACTCGCGCCTGCGGATCCTCGGCGAGGCGGCTGACACGGGGCGGATCGTCTTCCCGGCCCATCTGCGCGGGGAGCGGCCGGCGATGCGGGTCGAACGGTCCGGCAGCCGGTTCGCCATCAGCTCCTGGACGTCGCTGGAGGCCACGGCATGA
- a CDS encoding nuclear transport factor 2 family protein, translated as MNNKDLVLTAVGELFGDRDPSAVDRWVSPTFTQHSALAADGPEGLRALVSSLSADFRYEGARAIADGDLVALHGTYHGIGPAPMVAFDLFRVVDGKLAEHWDALVPVVEETVSGRSQTDGPTLIGDLGGTAANRELVAEYAEKVLKGADYAASTDYTSAVTPRRRTHAPKTDPDTPGHSRTNSGHWPAGPSRTVTAAR; from the coding sequence ATGAACAACAAAGATCTGGTCCTCACGGCAGTAGGCGAGCTGTTCGGCGACCGGGACCCCTCCGCGGTGGACCGCTGGGTCTCCCCGACGTTCACGCAGCACAGCGCGCTGGCCGCCGACGGGCCCGAGGGGCTGCGCGCACTGGTCTCCTCGCTGTCCGCCGACTTCCGCTACGAGGGCGCCCGGGCGATCGCCGACGGAGACCTGGTGGCGCTGCACGGCACTTACCACGGCATCGGCCCCGCGCCGATGGTCGCCTTCGACCTCTTCCGCGTCGTGGACGGCAAGCTCGCCGAGCACTGGGACGCGCTGGTGCCGGTGGTCGAGGAGACCGTCAGCGGCCGTTCCCAGACCGACGGCCCCACTCTGATCGGCGACTTGGGGGGTACCGCGGCGAACCGCGAGCTGGTCGCCGAGTACGCGGAAAAGGTCCTCAAGGGCGCCGACTACGCGGCGTCGACCGACTACACCTCGGCCGTCACCCCCCGGCGCCGTACGCACGCACCGAAAACGGACCCTGACACTCCCGGACACTCCCGGACGAATTCCGGCCATTGGCCGGCAGGGCCGTCCCGCACGGTCACGGCCGCGCGGTAG
- a CDS encoding NAD(P)-dependent alcohol dehydrogenase gives MKAVQITGYGTPDVLRVDEVDRPAPGAGEVLVSVEASSVNGLDTIVRSGGLRIVTGRRFPFGVGLDFAGLVTATGADVRRYQVGDRVWGTVHPLKRHTLGGASEYVVIPADRVGPAPADLSPVEAASLVVAGTTALSALRDTLHLASGERVLVRGAAGGVGTAAVQLAHAMGGHVTALSRDRHAGALRELGADEVFDYGSTTADQIGPFDVILDTVGSDLHRFRGRLTREGRMATISLSASSVAAIAASSVHGARRIRTLSSNPDTDTLRGLAEYVTSGRLRPVVDSVYPLADIASAHQAFERGGVVGKQVVAVAETGSGE, from the coding sequence ATGAAGGCCGTTCAGATCACCGGGTACGGCACACCAGATGTCCTGCGCGTCGACGAGGTTGACCGCCCCGCTCCCGGCGCGGGTGAGGTGCTGGTATCGGTCGAGGCGTCGAGCGTGAACGGACTCGACACGATCGTGCGCTCAGGGGGATTGCGGATCGTGACCGGACGCCGGTTCCCGTTCGGTGTGGGGCTGGACTTCGCCGGTCTCGTCACCGCGACCGGCGCCGATGTGCGTCGGTACCAGGTCGGCGACCGCGTATGGGGCACCGTGCACCCGCTCAAGCGGCACACGCTCGGTGGAGCGTCCGAATACGTCGTGATCCCCGCGGACCGTGTCGGGCCCGCACCGGCGGACCTCTCGCCGGTGGAGGCAGCCTCCCTGGTCGTCGCCGGCACGACAGCGCTGAGCGCACTGCGGGACACGCTGCACCTGGCGAGCGGTGAACGCGTCCTGGTACGTGGCGCCGCCGGCGGAGTCGGCACGGCCGCCGTCCAACTCGCGCACGCGATGGGCGGGCACGTCACCGCGCTGTCCCGCGACCGCCACGCCGGGGCGCTGCGCGAGCTGGGAGCCGACGAGGTCTTCGACTACGGCTCCACCACGGCCGATCAGATCGGACCCTTCGACGTCATCCTGGACACGGTCGGATCGGACCTGCACCGCTTCCGGGGGCGGCTGACCCGCGAAGGCCGGATGGCCACCATCTCCCTGTCGGCCTCGTCCGTGGCCGCGATCGCCGCGTCGAGCGTGCACGGCGCCCGCCGCATCCGCACGTTGAGCTCCAACCCGGACACCGACACGCTGCGTGGCCTGGCCGAGTATGTGACATCTGGCCGACTGCGGCCTGTGGTGGACAGTGTGTACCCGCTGGCAGACATCGCCTCGGCGCACCAGGCATTCGAGCGGGGCGGAGTGGTGGGCAAGCAAGTGGTGGCGGTGGCGGAGACGGGATCAGGGGAGTAA
- a CDS encoding TetR/AcrR family transcriptional regulator: MQQPLHRRPPTASNPRVQRTRSRVLTVARELLPQVGPTGLTYALLAERADVTRQTLYRHWPSRAALLFDLILEGPDLGNYPEPGSDVRTVATEWLKSLRAGISEPAIRTAVLAVTAQADHDPDSAQALSRIGQDRLTALNALLAPSGIQIDGAEYTLLYGPVLARLFLDRSHVSDEFIDTTVAQWLTTLEGLRRTESEGGG; the protein is encoded by the coding sequence ATGCAGCAGCCCCTTCACCGCCGCCCGCCGACCGCGAGCAACCCGCGCGTCCAGCGCACCCGCAGTCGCGTTCTGACCGTCGCACGCGAACTGCTGCCCCAGGTAGGACCGACCGGGCTGACGTACGCGCTGCTGGCCGAGCGCGCCGACGTCACCCGCCAGACCCTCTACCGCCACTGGCCCAGCCGTGCCGCGCTGCTCTTCGACCTGATCCTGGAAGGCCCCGACCTCGGCAATTACCCCGAGCCGGGCAGTGACGTACGCACCGTGGCCACCGAGTGGCTCAAGAGCCTGCGCGCCGGCATCAGCGAACCGGCCATCCGCACCGCCGTACTGGCCGTCACCGCCCAAGCGGACCACGACCCCGACAGCGCCCAGGCCCTTTCCCGCATTGGCCAGGACCGGCTCACGGCCCTGAACGCACTGCTGGCACCCTCCGGCATCCAGATCGACGGCGCCGAATACACCCTGCTCTACGGGCCCGTCCTCGCCCGGCTCTTCCTCGACCGCAGCCACGTCTCCGACGAGTTCATCGACACGACCGTCGCTCAGTGGCTCACCACTCTCGAAGGACTGCGGCGGACGGAGTCTGAGGGGGGCGGGTGA
- a CDS encoding MarR family winged helix-turn-helix transcriptional regulator: MVAHFSDGSGAPALGPQLLRSWIGYRRRVEQKLASSGFTDRRLPDGMILRLCVANEGLTVSRIGREMQISRQGASKLVADLCERGFLSLEKSPGDGREKIVRPTSDAIAFLQAFREARREVDEEIREQLGVEAVRALTALTELLGEPSGEWRSGDIWREVRSRSSLLDLGDL, from the coding sequence ATGGTTGCGCATTTCTCCGACGGAAGTGGGGCGCCGGCCCTCGGCCCGCAGCTCCTGCGTTCCTGGATCGGGTACCGACGCCGGGTCGAGCAGAAGTTGGCCTCGTCCGGATTCACCGACAGACGTCTGCCCGACGGCATGATCCTGCGGCTGTGTGTGGCGAACGAGGGGCTGACGGTCTCCCGGATCGGCCGCGAGATGCAGATCAGCCGCCAGGGCGCGAGCAAGCTGGTGGCCGACCTGTGCGAGCGCGGCTTCCTGTCGCTGGAGAAGTCGCCCGGCGACGGCCGCGAGAAGATCGTGCGCCCCACCTCGGACGCGATCGCTTTTCTCCAGGCGTTCCGCGAGGCCCGGCGCGAGGTGGACGAGGAGATCCGTGAACAGCTGGGCGTCGAGGCCGTCCGGGCGCTGACGGCCCTGACCGAGCTGCTCGGCGAACCGTCCGGCGAATGGCGCAGCGGGGACATCTGGCGCGAGGTCCGGTCCCGGTCCTCCCTCCTGGACCTCGGCGACCTGTGA